The Manduca sexta isolate Smith_Timp_Sample1 chromosome 17, JHU_Msex_v1.0, whole genome shotgun sequence genome includes a window with the following:
- the LOC115442553 gene encoding uncharacterized protein LOC115442553 — MYIAFKWLVGLSLAMWVAVCCRDIMIKINKNAEQGSIARPFGLIFKNTTIPKEKILEHRNRFKHDSIAVLHCSMFLAGALAVTIFNRKTEIILFAKSRIRKVNLAVFLNKVRLSLNETAIGISVSILKYYQILGNIGRILSTKLINALITLKQRKMELNTVNFILLKKLKELGEERKNLGQLLISAIHENKNIRMQYQLESLAKSRLMRHIAQSQNQMKENRSRYVSFQQLYLVTHQENLFLKARVRKLTKEKEEVQKNLMELMNEIYKSKNTELKAYCSRFIVSSRDNLLNSDVKSEIQKFLQNSRRPRNTRSRWEMSDEPEILVNSTRSWPRCNDTRVTEIHGDESVVPIVSDAPKLKGLPGECVWTVKDKDGIIEKLYEYDYETDFDNGDTIRRIREYSVYYDKDCLLDFSNSRTTMPDDQTTTSEMNSQCYSRTSQRFLTGSEAFQKFLQANTEIVSSPRRSSQGPPFLCG, encoded by the exons ATGTATATTGCTTTTAAGTGGTTAGTAGGATTGTCTTTGGCCATGTGGGTCGCTGTGTGCTGTAGagatataatgataaaaataaacaaaaacgcaGAGCAAG GTTCCATTGCTAGACCATTTGGGTTAATATTCAAGAACACTACAATTCCTAAAGAGAAGATTCTAGAGCACAGAAATAGATTTAAACACGACAGCATCGCTGTCCTTCATTGCTCCATGTTTCTCGCTGGAGCGTTAGCCGTCACGATTTTTAACAGGAAGacggaaataattttattcgcgAAAAGCAGAATTCGTAAAGTAAATTTAGCAGTTTTCTTGAACAAAGTAAGATTAAGTTTGAATGAAACCGCCATTGGCATCAGTGTTTCCATATTGAAATATTACCAAATTTTGGGGAACATAGGCCGAATATTGTCTACAAAGTTAATCAATGCtcttataacattaaaacaaagaaagatGGAATTAAATACCgtgaatttcatattattaaaaaaactcaaaGAATTGggagaagaaagaaagaatttaGGGCAACTACTTATTTCAGCgatacatgaaaataaaaatataaggatGCAATATCAACTTGAAAGTCTAGCCAAAAGTAGGCTTATGCGACATATAGCACAATCGCAAAATCAAATGAAAGAGAATAGATCTAGGTATGTCAGTTTCCAACAATTATACTTGGTAACTCATCAAGAAAATCTGTTTCTCAAGGCTCGCGTAAGGAAACTAACGAAAGAGAAAGAAGAAGTCCAAAAAAACCTCATGGAATTGATGAATGAAATATACAAATCGAAAAACACTGAGCTGAAAGCCTATTGCAGTCGCTTCATAGTCAGCTCAAgagataatttattgaattcagACGTAAAATCAGAAATACAGAAGTTCTTACAAAACAGTCGACGGCCAAGAAACACTAGATCGCGTTGGGAAATGTCAGATGAACCAGAGATATTAGTGAATAGTACGAGGAGTTGGCCGCGGTGTAATGATACCAGGGTTACAGAAATACATGGAGATGAGAGCGTGGTGCCCATAGTGTCTGATGCGCCGAAGCTAAAGGGCCTGCCGGGAGAGTGTGTGTGGACCGTGAAGGATAAGGATGGCATTATAGAGAAGCTTTATGAATATGACTACGAAACTGATTTCGACAACGGCGATACTATCAGAAGGATTAGAGAGTATTCTGTTTATTATGATAAAGATTGTCTGCTGGATTTTTCAAA TTCTAGAACAACAATGCCCGACGACCAAACAACCACATCAGAAATGAACAGTCAATGTTATTCACGAACTAGTCAAAGATTTTTAACAGGGTCGGAGGCGTTTCAAAAGTTTTTACAAGCCAACACGGAAATCGTAAGCTCGCCGCGAAGATCATCGCAGGGCCCACCTTTCCTCTgcggataa
- the LOC115442554 gene encoding uncharacterized protein LOC115442554, with product MSKLSFLPSQSVNDVFYIEDIDRFIELVEARPALYNKNVKEYADLSVKKKLWEEICKEIYSFWEDMNSGLKYESIIRVQKKWTNLRSCFCRELKWQQRVKSGQASSKRRKYIHYEKLLFLTNILNNAESNNNDEFEEGSNDAEEHDTDDDNDDAIDGTNDNFGERNSGSEDEELRNKRSKENWPVTCPQTPSGSSDCKKIYKPQFEEVEINSPLPNYDEDTYFLLSLVPQIKTLTSDEKLDAKIAILQVIKDIKRRKINS from the exons ATGTCCAAATTATCCTTTTTGCCTTCACAGTCGGTTaatgatgttttttatatagAGGACATAGATCGTTTTATCGAATTAGTGGAAGCGCGACCTGCATTGTACAACAAAAATGTTAAAGAATATGCAGATTTGAGTGTGAAGAAAAAGTTATGGGAAGAAATTTGCAAAGAGATATATTCCTTCTGGGAAGATATGAACTCGGGCTTGAAATACGAAAGCA TTATACGAGTGCAAAAAAAGTGGACAAATCTAAGGAGTTGCTTTTGccgcgaattaaaatggcaACAACGCGTCAAGAGTGGCCAAGCAAGTTCTAAACGccgaaaatatatacattatgagaaattgttatttttaacaaacatactaAATAACGCAGAAAGCAATAATAACGACGAATTTGAGGAAGGGAGTAATGATGCCGAAGAACATGATACGGATGATGACAACGATGATGCTATTGATGGTACTAATGACAATTTCGGTGAAAGAAATAGCGGGTCAGAGGACGAAGAGCTACGGAATAAAAGATCAAAAGAGAATTGGCCGGTTACCTGTCCGCAAACGCCATCGGGAAGCAGTGACTGCAAAAAAATCTATAAGCCTCAATTTGAAGAAGTAGAAATAAATAGTCCTCTGCCAAATTATGACGAGGACACATACTTTTTACTGTCCTTAGTTCCGCAAATAAAGACTTTAACGAGTGATGAAAAGTTAGATGCAAAAATTGCAATACTCCAAGTCATAAAAGACATAAAAAGGAGAAAAATTAATTCATAG